Proteins found in one Sporosarcina sp. FSL K6-3457 genomic segment:
- a CDS encoding RNA-binding S4 domain-containing protein → MRLDKFLKVSRLIKRRTLAKQVADQGRITINDKVAKASSVVKESDELAIRFGQKIVTVKINVLKESTKKEDAASMYTILREEKLEKVEIEFVDDEA, encoded by the coding sequence ATGAGACTCGATAAATTTTTAAAAGTATCCCGTCTAATTAAACGACGGACATTGGCAAAACAAGTAGCCGACCAAGGCCGCATTACCATTAATGACAAAGTGGCAAAAGCCTCTTCTGTCGTCAAAGAAAGTGATGAATTGGCGATTCGTTTCGGGCAAAAGATCGTCACGGTGAAAATCAATGTATTGAAAGAATCAACGAAAAAAGAAGATGCAGCTTCGATGTATACGATTTTAAGAGAAGAGAAGCTGGAAAAAGTGGAAATAGAATTTGTGGATGATGAAGCTTGA
- a CDS encoding putative polysaccharide biosynthesis protein, which translates to MSAVDWNMKNFMKGASILTISAIIVKLLGAVYRVPFQNLVGDKGFYIYQQVYPFIGIFIVWTSYGFAVAVSKLLAGSASRGEAKAMMRVAFSYLLVLSLTFFVVLTVFAPFFARAMGDPELVTLLRAGAYIVLVMPALAVLKGSFQSEGRMVPVAVSGVGEQAFRVVVILVGTWIAVRAGASLYVAGEVAMWGAVVGETAGVVILALYFRNTFKGPLEKVDTWGVVKELTVVSLSVSASSLILLLFQLVDSFTVYNILLTNGFAQDAAMEMKGVYDRGQPLVQMGILIASTLALAIVPLIAHHSTKKAGQGALPFIRLTFRTAFLFGWAAAAGLALVLPYVNEMLFETRAGSVALIIFSLQIFWLSLILPLTAILQGAGKVKIPTLLLMGGLVIKVIANQLLVPLWDVTGASIAGNIGFAVITLGLVLYFKKVYPIQLAPRRFYGWVMGATALMIAVVLPWMVVADGLLFAGLSSRMGATVIALTAVTLGASVFLLVIMKSRIMAEKEWYLLPFGKRLATLQLRLNQRKGD; encoded by the coding sequence ATGTCTGCTGTGGATTGGAATATGAAAAATTTCATGAAAGGTGCGTCGATCCTGACGATTTCGGCAATCATTGTGAAGTTGCTTGGTGCGGTGTATCGAGTGCCGTTTCAAAACCTAGTGGGCGATAAAGGATTTTACATTTACCAACAGGTGTATCCGTTTATCGGAATTTTTATTGTGTGGACGTCGTATGGTTTCGCGGTAGCGGTGTCGAAATTGCTGGCAGGCAGTGCGAGTCGTGGCGAGGCGAAGGCGATGATGCGAGTGGCGTTTAGCTATTTGCTTGTGCTGTCGTTAACGTTTTTTGTGGTGTTGACGGTTTTTGCACCATTTTTTGCACGTGCGATGGGAGATCCGGAGCTAGTGACATTATTGCGTGCAGGCGCTTATATTGTGTTGGTCATGCCGGCGCTTGCGGTATTGAAGGGTTCATTTCAATCGGAAGGGCGGATGGTGCCTGTCGCGGTGTCGGGCGTTGGTGAGCAGGCATTTCGTGTCGTGGTCATTTTAGTTGGGACATGGATTGCCGTGCGTGCAGGTGCTTCGTTGTACGTAGCTGGCGAGGTGGCGATGTGGGGGGCGGTTGTTGGGGAAACGGCGGGTGTTGTGATTTTGGCACTGTATTTCCGTAATACGTTTAAAGGCCCTTTGGAAAAAGTAGATACATGGGGCGTCGTCAAAGAGTTGACGGTGGTTAGTTTGAGTGTCAGCGCCAGTTCGCTCATTCTTCTACTGTTTCAGCTTGTCGATTCATTTACCGTTTACAATATTCTGCTGACAAATGGTTTTGCGCAGGATGCTGCAATGGAGATGAAAGGTGTTTATGACCGCGGGCAGCCGCTCGTGCAAATGGGTATTCTGATTGCATCGACATTGGCACTTGCCATCGTGCCTCTCATTGCGCATCACTCGACGAAAAAGGCGGGGCAGGGGGCTTTGCCTTTCATCCGCCTGACGTTCCGGACGGCATTTTTGTTTGGTTGGGCAGCTGCGGCAGGACTCGCACTTGTGTTGCCTTATGTCAATGAAATGCTTTTTGAAACACGTGCGGGGTCTGTTGCACTGATTATTTTCTCACTACAAATCTTTTGGCTGTCATTGATTTTACCGCTCACCGCTATTTTGCAAGGAGCAGGAAAAGTGAAAATCCCGACGTTGTTACTGATGGGTGGATTGGTTATAAAAGTGATTGCCAATCAGTTACTGGTTCCTCTATGGGACGTCACGGGGGCGTCGATTGCAGGCAATATCGGTTTCGCGGTCATTACACTAGGACTCGTTCTGTATTTTAAAAAGGTCTATCCTATTCAGCTTGCACCTCGCCGATTTTACGGTTGGGTCATGGGGGCAACTGCACTGATGATTGCAGTTGTTTTACCATGGATGGTCGTGGCGGATGGGCTTTTATTCGCTGGGTTATCAAGTCGAATGGGGGCGACAGTCATTGCGCTGACAGCTGTTACACTAGGTGCGTCCGTTTTCCTGCTCGTTATTATGAAATCGCGTATAATGGCAGAGAAGGAATGGTATCTCTTGCCGTTCGGCAAACGTTTAGCTACATTGCAATTACGACTGAATCAGAGAAAAGGTGACTAA
- a CDS encoding Ig-like domain-containing protein gives METTKKIIIALMAIVLMTLGNISENGGGAPSAFAAITTPFSQDGIGSSHIQMRVNGVEGTTFTDYQNWPSEFTKGSSSFAGGVFDGENVWMIPYNADHLVKINSTTGEMTAYNNWPAGFTKGSNAFAGAIFDGTDLWLIPFIENQVIQVNGTTGEMTGYSNWPEGSRGSDQFVGGSFDGTHIWLTPYSGSRLIKLDTRTGEMAAYSSWPNGTILGSYPFYGSIFDGTDIWLIPNNADRLIKIDPSTGDMTGYNNWPSGFTKSADAFSGGTFDGTNIWLIPSNATHVLKIDTTTGDTTGYANWPEGFTKGSGSFAGGVFDGENIWMIPSNSSSLVKVNASTGVMTSHNNWPTGFAKGNNAFLGGVYDGENIWMIPFMADRVLTFGSNTTIDYVHLITDIHVPVSADNASVHLPLNVDVSLNDMTTTSLPVVWDSGDPIFDANTPGDYEFTGDLTLPPGVMNPQKITAEIKIIVSPAIVAEVAQIADIRVQNGTDLTRVSLPSTIAVTLTDKTTENVSVNWDGGTPAYNSRKAGTYRFQGQLDTQIGNPDGVIAEVNVIVRPRPTPPPINIQSTLMANQTLTEEQLDGSTITVNVSDTNFMMSLAPEYFTLQNAPAGLTIREVQRISSSQTEITLAFDGTRLEQDYDLGLMIHNAALTNGYNIVTNNSLTIQRSDIPYKVIVKEGTFEPTKVWTVKLSHEVEISTVQDALYIVDAEGNPIPSTFTSEGSNIFIQPPTENYIDGTYTLYITSKLKNKNGIHLKEPIQMIFTIESIEVL, from the coding sequence ATGGAAACAACTAAAAAAATAATAATTGCTTTAATGGCGATTGTTTTAATGACACTTGGTAATATATCAGAAAATGGGGGCGGTGCTCCATCTGCTTTTGCAGCTATAACTACTCCCTTTTCCCAGGATGGTATAGGATCTAGTCATATTCAAATGAGAGTAAACGGAGTGGAAGGTACAACGTTTACCGACTATCAAAATTGGCCGAGTGAGTTCACAAAGGGATCATCCTCCTTTGCAGGGGGCGTCTTTGATGGTGAAAATGTTTGGATGATTCCTTATAATGCTGATCATTTGGTGAAAATTAACTCAACGACAGGGGAGATGACAGCGTATAATAATTGGCCAGCTGGTTTTACAAAAGGGAGTAACGCCTTTGCTGGAGCTATCTTTGATGGGACTGATTTATGGCTAATTCCATTTATCGAAAACCAGGTAATACAAGTGAATGGGACTACCGGAGAGATGACAGGTTACAGTAATTGGCCAGAGGGCTCTCGGGGTAGTGATCAGTTTGTCGGAGGGTCATTTGACGGTACACATATTTGGCTTACTCCTTATTCTGGTAGTCGTCTTATTAAGCTTGATACACGTACAGGAGAAATGGCGGCATATAGCAGCTGGCCAAATGGAACAATTCTTGGCTCTTACCCCTTTTATGGGTCTATCTTTGATGGGACTGATATATGGTTAATACCTAATAATGCAGATCGACTTATCAAAATTGATCCATCAACTGGGGACATGACAGGATATAATAATTGGCCAAGCGGATTCACAAAAAGTGCCGACGCGTTTTCGGGAGGCACGTTTGATGGTACGAATATTTGGCTCATCCCTTCTAATGCTACTCACGTTTTAAAGATTGATACGACAACTGGGGACACGACAGGTTATGCCAACTGGCCAGAAGGATTTACTAAAGGTAGTGGAAGTTTTGCTGGTGGTGTGTTTGATGGTGAAAATATTTGGATGATTCCATCTAACTCTAGCTCATTAGTAAAAGTGAATGCAAGCACAGGGGTAATGACCAGCCACAATAATTGGCCAACTGGATTTGCAAAAGGAAATAATGCATTTTTGGGTGGTGTGTATGACGGAGAAAATATTTGGATGATCCCTTTTATGGCCGACCGAGTGCTTACATTTGGGAGTAATACTACGATCGATTATGTACACTTAATTACTGATATCCATGTCCCAGTAAGTGCAGACAACGCTAGCGTCCACCTACCACTGAACGTTGACGTATCGTTAAATGACATGACAACAACGAGTCTACCTGTAGTATGGGATAGCGGTGACCCAATATTTGATGCTAACACACCTGGAGACTATGAATTTACAGGGGATTTAACGCTACCACCAGGCGTGATGAATCCACAAAAAATTACGGCGGAGATAAAGATAATTGTAAGTCCGGCAATTGTAGCCGAAGTCGCACAAATTGCCGATATCCGCGTGCAAAATGGGACGGATTTAACGCGTGTCAGCCTACCATCAACTATCGCTGTCACATTAACTGACAAAACAACCGAAAATGTATCCGTAAATTGGGACGGTGGGACGCCTGCCTATAACAGTCGAAAAGCTGGTACTTATCGCTTCCAGGGGCAGCTGGATACACAGATTGGAAACCCTGATGGCGTAATCGCTGAAGTGAACGTCATTGTTCGCCCAAGGCCAACACCACCGCCGATCAACATCCAATCAACCCTAATGGCCAATCAAACATTAACAGAAGAACAACTAGATGGCAGCACCATCACGGTCAATGTTTCCGATACCAACTTCATGATGTCCTTAGCACCCGAGTACTTCACACTACAAAACGCACCGGCTGGCTTGACGATTCGTGAAGTGCAACGAATTAGCTCATCACAAACCGAAATAACATTAGCTTTTGATGGTACACGATTAGAACAGGACTATGACCTTGGCTTGATGATTCACAACGCAGCACTGACAAATGGTTACAACATTGTCACGAACAACTCACTCACTATCCAACGGAGTGACATTCCTTATAAGGTCATTGTCAAAGAAGGTACCTTTGAGCCGACGAAAGTATGGACGGTCAAGTTATCACACGAAGTAGAGATATCAACAGTACAAGATGCTTTGTATATCGTTGACGCTGAAGGCAACCCTATCCCTTCCACTTTTACAAGTGAAGGTAGCAATATCTTCATCCAACCGCCTACTGAAAATTATATAGATGGAACGTACACGTTATACATTACAAGCAAACTGAAAAATAAAAACGGCATCCATTTGAAAGAACCAATTCAAATGATCTTCACTATTGAATCGATTGAAGTACTATAA
- a CDS encoding RNA-binding S4 domain-containing protein, translating into MRLDKFLKVSRLIKRRTLAKQVADQGRITINGKVAKASSVVKESDELAIRFGQKIVTVKINLLKESTKKEDAASMYTILKEEKLEKVELEFVDDED; encoded by the coding sequence ATGAGACTCGATAAATTCTTAAAAGTATCCCGTCTAATCAAACGACGGACATTAGCAAAGCAAGTAGCCGACCAAGGTCGCATTACCATCAATGGCAAGGTGGCAAAGGCTTCTTCGGTTGTGAAAGAAAGTGATGAATTAGCGATCCGTTTTGGTCAAAAGATTGTCACGGTAAAGATCAACTTATTGAAAGAATCAACGAAAAAAGAAGACGCAGCTTCGATGTATACGATTTTGAAAGAAGAGAAGCTGGAAAAAGTGGAACTAGAATTTGTGGATGATGAGGATTGA
- the mazG gene encoding nucleoside triphosphate pyrophosphohydrolase codes for MHPLTIIGLGAGDLDQLALGTYRQLKAATTIVARTDQHPAIVELRAEGVMLTSFDAIYEKHDAFELVYEEIVEELLVMCAEQPVTYVVPGHPLVAERTVQLLVEKERAGIVELNIAGGNSFLDPIFAALRIDPIEGFQLLDGTDMKRDDVQMTQHVLIGQVYDAFVASEVKLSLMEKYAYDHPVTIVTAAGSTGEKLSTVPLFELDHVTTIDNLTTVYVPPVLEREGRLKDWSTFREIIAALRAPDGCPWDREQTHASLKRYLIEEAHELLEAIEQQDDDAVIEELGDVLLQVFLHAQIGEDDGYFAMEDILESVGAKMIRRHPHVFGDKSVENSEEVLLNWQDIKKSEKPQVESLLDGQDRYSSALLTSFNYQKEAAKVGFDWPTIDGALDKFTEEWQEFQEEVKNGTKESQTDELGDVLFTIVNISRFLKLSPEEAMVHANHKFRSRFSFVETSVKEGRGEFADYTLDELEAFWQLAKGREQQ; via the coding sequence ATGCATCCATTAACAATTATCGGTCTCGGTGCAGGCGATTTAGACCAACTCGCCCTCGGGACCTATCGGCAACTAAAAGCAGCAACTACCATCGTTGCACGCACAGACCAACACCCCGCGATTGTGGAATTAAGAGCTGAGGGAGTCATGCTGACAAGCTTCGATGCGATTTATGAAAAACATGATGCATTCGAGTTAGTGTACGAAGAAATTGTTGAGGAGCTACTGGTAATGTGTGCCGAACAACCGGTTACGTATGTTGTGCCGGGGCATCCGTTAGTGGCAGAACGGACGGTACAACTATTAGTAGAAAAAGAACGGGCAGGCATTGTCGAGCTGAATATTGCCGGGGGAAATAGTTTTCTAGACCCGATTTTCGCGGCGCTACGCATTGATCCAATCGAGGGTTTTCAACTGCTCGACGGTACAGATATGAAACGCGATGATGTACAGATGACGCAGCATGTCCTGATTGGACAAGTGTATGATGCGTTTGTGGCGTCTGAAGTGAAGCTATCATTGATGGAGAAATATGCATACGACCATCCCGTAACGATTGTGACGGCAGCGGGCTCTACAGGCGAAAAACTAAGTACAGTTCCGTTATTTGAGCTGGATCATGTAACAACAATCGATAACTTGACGACAGTCTACGTTCCGCCTGTGCTCGAACGCGAAGGGCGATTGAAGGATTGGTCGACGTTCCGTGAAATCATCGCTGCATTACGTGCGCCTGATGGCTGTCCTTGGGATCGTGAACAGACACATGCATCGTTGAAACGCTATTTAATAGAGGAAGCACACGAACTACTCGAAGCAATTGAGCAACAGGATGATGATGCGGTCATTGAAGAGCTCGGTGACGTGTTGCTACAAGTGTTCCTACATGCACAAATTGGCGAAGACGATGGCTATTTTGCGATGGAGGACATTTTGGAGTCTGTTGGTGCGAAAATGATTCGCCGCCATCCACATGTTTTTGGTGATAAAAGCGTAGAGAACTCGGAAGAAGTGTTGCTAAATTGGCAGGATATTAAAAAAAGTGAGAAGCCACAGGTGGAATCGTTGCTGGACGGGCAAGATCGATATTCATCTGCATTGTTAACGTCCTTTAATTATCAAAAAGAGGCGGCGAAAGTTGGCTTTGATTGGCCGACGATTGACGGTGCTTTGGATAAGTTTACAGAGGAATGGCAGGAATTCCAGGAAGAAGTGAAGAATGGTACAAAAGAAAGCCAAACAGACGAACTTGGTGACGTGCTGTTCACCATCGTCAATATCTCCCGGTTTCTCAAGCTATCCCCGGAAGAAGCAATGGTCCACGCCAACCACAAGTTCCGTTCACGGTTTTCATTCGTCGAAACAAGTGTCAAAGAAGGTCGGGGTGAATTTGCCGACTATACACTCGACGAACTCGAAGCATTTTGGCAATTAGCGAAAGGTAGGGAACAACAATGA
- a CDS encoding LuxR C-terminal-related transcriptional regulator — translation MEMVCLNSKITVPRVALEAVERQRLFDLLHYDSKKITIVRAPAGYGKTTLLSHWFSQFDDSVAWLSIDTADNDPMRFWRYVIHTVADVTQRDVSETLLPLFNLQPQLPLELLVDTFLNELDTIPRTVQIVMDDYHLIDNDTIHEMMTRFIDYLPNNVHVYMTSRAELPLPITKWRVKSWLSEIGKEQLRFTYEDIKRFYEKKNLDYKDSDSLRYVLDRTEGWAAGIQLIGLTIDMSKQNNRIVDPSHTTHPFITEFLLNEILATLPLDVQDFLVRTSLLHLLDPAICNTLTNRSDSDAILLELEKKGLFIVRLHSSQLVFRYHHMFMDALQIELRNRYSKDKIALLYKETATLLYDTGDVHTAIELALANGFYEIADTWIAAHIVELFESGQTSTFLRWVQTLLNNKYAVQPETLVMSALMLTIAHKLTEARQLLYDLEQRQTENQWMNKVEYENIARSYKAVKAYALIASGEDIEQATEIIREKLHGGFVDAKWDALSLQYNRFEPKILHTSIGSRGKLWPDEKSLPFFELLRQSEFNKQNMTGFSYGLRAETLYERNRVDEAWTELKAALKYGHTFQDPGLLIPMYLLQARIYMTKKQFSTAYTLLDHALDSVEESHWLSPLFSMKAYGSLIEGDIALAEAALYQMTNINNRKAESGQAFWLLVHIRLLLAKKQGKDALLVILQVKEKALQEQQISILVEVTVLEASCQLILSDEHAALEALHEALEYGAPYHYVRTFLDELTIIPLLKKYRKTRKNGINAQWNLVPLSYIEQLLAYHQKDSIENTEVNVLTPREQDVLRLLASGAANIEIASQLALSEGTIRIYLSRIYSKLGVNSRTQAVLLAKEWEE, via the coding sequence ATGGAAATGGTTTGTTTGAATTCGAAAATAACCGTGCCACGTGTCGCATTAGAAGCCGTTGAACGACAACGGTTATTTGATTTACTACACTATGATTCAAAAAAAATAACGATTGTACGCGCTCCAGCAGGCTATGGCAAAACAACATTACTAAGTCATTGGTTCAGTCAATTCGATGACTCGGTCGCATGGCTATCAATCGATACCGCCGATAATGACCCGATGCGGTTTTGGCGATATGTCATACATACCGTAGCAGATGTAACTCAGCGTGACGTGAGTGAAACATTATTACCCCTCTTCAATTTGCAACCACAGCTGCCATTAGAGTTACTAGTGGATACCTTTTTAAACGAACTGGATACCATTCCAAGAACAGTTCAAATTGTGATGGACGACTATCATTTAATTGACAACGATACGATTCATGAAATGATGACTCGATTCATCGATTACTTACCGAACAATGTACATGTGTATATGACCAGTCGAGCAGAATTGCCACTCCCCATCACAAAATGGCGGGTGAAGTCATGGCTTTCCGAAATTGGTAAGGAACAATTGCGCTTCACCTATGAGGATATTAAGCGTTTCTATGAAAAGAAAAACTTGGACTATAAGGACTCTGACTCCCTGCGATACGTGTTGGATCGGACAGAAGGATGGGCAGCAGGGATTCAATTGATCGGGCTAACAATCGATATGTCCAAGCAAAATAATAGGATAGTCGATCCGTCTCATACAACGCATCCGTTTATTACGGAGTTTTTATTGAACGAAATTCTAGCGACACTCCCGCTAGATGTACAGGATTTTCTAGTCCGTACTTCACTTTTACATCTACTCGATCCTGCAATATGCAATACATTGACGAATCGATCAGATAGTGACGCTATTTTGCTCGAGCTTGAAAAAAAAGGGCTATTCATCGTCCGTTTACATTCGAGCCAGCTTGTTTTTCGCTATCATCATATGTTTATGGATGCCTTGCAAATTGAATTGCGAAATCGCTATTCAAAGGACAAGATTGCCCTACTCTATAAAGAAACAGCCACGTTGTTGTACGATACAGGGGACGTGCATACGGCAATTGAGCTTGCGCTTGCAAATGGTTTCTATGAAATAGCAGATACGTGGATAGCCGCTCATATTGTCGAACTATTTGAATCCGGTCAAACATCGACGTTTCTGCGTTGGGTACAGACCTTATTGAACAACAAATACGCAGTTCAACCCGAAACGTTGGTCATGTCTGCGCTTATGTTAACCATCGCCCATAAGCTGACAGAGGCTAGACAGCTCTTATACGACTTGGAACAAAGACAAACGGAAAACCAATGGATGAACAAAGTGGAATACGAAAATATTGCACGTAGCTATAAGGCTGTAAAGGCATATGCACTCATCGCAAGTGGTGAGGATATTGAACAAGCAACGGAAATTATTCGCGAAAAATTGCATGGTGGGTTTGTCGATGCAAAATGGGACGCACTCTCCCTACAATATAATCGATTCGAGCCAAAGATTTTACATACAAGCATTGGATCTCGTGGCAAGCTATGGCCCGATGAAAAATCACTTCCTTTTTTTGAATTATTGCGCCAGAGTGAGTTTAACAAGCAAAATATGACCGGATTTAGTTACGGATTGCGTGCAGAGACTTTATATGAAAGAAACCGTGTGGATGAGGCCTGGACAGAGCTAAAAGCAGCTCTCAAGTATGGGCATACTTTTCAAGACCCCGGTTTACTAATTCCGATGTATCTCCTGCAAGCACGAATATACATGACCAAAAAGCAATTTTCTACTGCCTATACGCTACTAGATCACGCGCTAGACAGTGTAGAAGAATCGCATTGGCTAAGTCCATTATTCTCTATGAAAGCTTATGGTTCTTTAATAGAAGGAGATATTGCACTGGCAGAAGCAGCACTCTACCAAATGACGAATATCAATAATAGAAAGGCTGAGTCAGGACAAGCATTCTGGTTATTGGTACACATCCGTCTTTTATTGGCCAAAAAGCAAGGAAAGGATGCATTGCTAGTCATTCTCCAAGTAAAAGAAAAAGCGCTACAAGAACAACAAATTTCAATCCTGGTTGAAGTAACTGTACTGGAAGCAAGCTGTCAACTTATTTTGTCTGATGAACATGCGGCGCTTGAGGCACTGCATGAAGCGTTAGAATATGGTGCTCCTTATCATTATGTAAGGACTTTTCTTGATGAATTAACAATCATTCCGCTGTTAAAAAAGTATAGGAAAACACGTAAAAACGGTATCAATGCCCAGTGGAATTTGGTACCGCTTTCATATATTGAACAGTTATTAGCCTATCATCAGAAGGATTCCATAGAGAATACAGAGGTAAATGTCCTCACACCACGCGAACAGGATGTCCTAAGATTGCTAGCAAGTGGCGCTGCCAATATCGAAATTGCTAGTCAGCTAGCTCTTTCAGAGGGCACTATACGCATTTATTTGTCGAGAATCTATAGTAAACTCGGTGTCAATTCACGAACGCAAGCCGTCCTTTTGGCGAAGGAATGGGAAGAGTAA
- a CDS encoding MazG nucleotide pyrophosphohydrolase domain-containing protein, with the protein MEEWKEFHEEVKNGTKESQTDKLGDVLFTIVNISRFLKLSLEEAMVHANHKFRSRFSFI; encoded by the coding sequence GTGGAGGAATGGAAGGAATTTCATGAAGAAGTGAAGAATGGTACTAAAGAAAGCCAAACAGACAAACTCGGTGACGTGCTATTTACCATCGTCAATATCTCCCGGTTTCTCAAGCTATCCCTGGAAGAAGCGATGGTCCACGCCAACCATAAGTTTCGTTCGCGGTTTTCATTCATCTAA